Proteins encoded within one genomic window of Anopheles gambiae chromosome 3, idAnoGambNW_F1_1, whole genome shotgun sequence:
- the LOC3291681 gene encoding uncharacterized protein LOC3291681 isoform X3, with the protein MAATMRTGGLHHASSLGNIDTSSQAKVNFAARSYDSEDENMGRKKGRPFETGPCSRAPVYSKGDIREQYCLTDRQLNSIEQPRRERFFGCWSGRNAPQSFLGVCVGRRAPSDENLADYAPMQRYPRYINSGPIAKSILQQYDDDMESSYFRRKPTSFLSNSSQGGGGGAGGGGSAGLIIGSSATLPAGGDSKRYGGSWLPAEDEAVRLEGPSLYRCPAHNDLLPPPPPPPNVGLIDGIPGGPPRTKHVSFARSYTLTSFDEAMGSRPLSRLAAARSQERLIGGKKPTITLAQHAAGPYATGAPLHSILTQPTAQPQPLLPQALQKQPLSVPQNPSHSQPQQPPHQQQQQPHHQPQQQQPQQPQHVLIQQQPTSHLHQHLHQQHLQHLQQQQQQQQAALLAHQAHLQHQHQQHQQQQLQAAQLAAQQQQQQQQLQQQQHQQEMVVLEKVKRSAMKTQATQTEVYLGKKGTAPHNLSLSPRTIHRVKMVSQGAQTNGGLNGGGRKLTKSLSEAGDRLQENGIDPNVLQPVDTGTSANANFDHELLHRTQSEEPPKSPFTITSPPATHVGPHFELPSSRTSSQLSHSDGTHLTHSRNHSQDSATSYRSTDGSRTSYETASYPYDAYDSIVLPRRASHSQEPTFQFLRKQDLEQVHHHHQQHQQQQHLQLQQQQHQRHQSQYTHGYENGYVPFETHSLPRRTCIHHKPEEFHTHTLPRRDHGHAHHHHDIVYRDQSHPALPAPEHLILSNGSVNQDVRSFDSMPTATALNRRMSAHAIVLPPEKQPHSSGLPLVQGLHQQQQQQQQQQQQQQQQQQQRRASYAFVTPDTQALAKRNSIPHQQIQKVQPIMQTQFAAPAKTQPFQPLVKPQPPTLPTHYTSQTAPPSCPVTPPNIQPLDMQDDTKSSSEGSCSTCDSDSEQELDGMPGEEREIFIDFKPRVSPVPSPGAVKKKKLQKAQSEGELMHADARRKASVTADGDGGSSTVPTGSDDEGRSTMREQCAAPKLPKPDYRDASESSVPDDEPPVKDRRKESFRKRSVSLDQPTSCEQEDEEEREHNGSVVQQHPHRNGGDSGRPHPHAAQRMSSRSRSIGAAIGSRHLSAPPSPQKEDHSASTGRLHREASPFHSSDSLANDATRDTSDGNWNESQATIMTQSLTDNGKLTPSSRRKNLLLQHQQRSSMDTDVLDMEDIADQPLPPLPVTVASTALQSNTVSTPSGHGHQPNGTAIQPSVAGIGIVKPTTPSIAVIPSPSMEREERDLQWQKSATLRRPSRPLSPTKRAARSEQQKQQQKLHKIEPLIHRSSDPTERTGKSDPSPTSSMPSGSPATPQQPSPSSTKLPHHHPIGAATPVAARFAKGSPGNGVDLLKDHPVFSQDPSTSGPGGATGGGAGSEGSTTEDYVTCTDNSKRGASGAKATTQDGSSFESASSIYSLARVDAVCEETPPVEEKSVSPQIPPPPIPKPSPTHSVSSSSSDSFSVSKKSSPSRAALPKAIAGKVKPAKPQSLSDDERSEKRYSSSHDEKEAAPKLPYAGAATGTIARSARRGRDWNEEERRRKKSTFKLEFDKDSIKTYTTPMLRQPSPGFKKLSPEDKSALNVLDGASPSSKQKRFRPKTRKSPRARSAVPEDTTAGSGMGSTGTLPRRSKTPLVRSPEKPTVVAAAAATATTAVVMATPQPTIVTTGTKLSPSQYYSQIRSPPSVGSPRKQKISPEKRLQAISTESLRSVSPGSDSVFYSEADALSHCEHQVHCSHCGKEVEVSNLPGESEESILTLDSTDNDRPDIVQPPEGFADSPDCTKTPHHTRLYKKMDKRFRSEDRHVDRRHFKSRQEYRAKSEERGKEEIEPNNLRPAGSSPCVAPAGQAYIDTTSEPEQGIYHGNYKAGLWICIADRDVWRRNELPDGSFDRPKDATLERRGSTDSERDFRKKYQAITHRLVHRKSCVEMYRRQNSNSFDTDKTVVVCRKSGEFGFRIHGSKPVVVSAIEPDTPAETSGLEVGDIVLSVNGISVIDKSHSEVVKIAHAGSDTLELEVARTIGMLSPLDDGSSHPSIYTGFLWRYCSSGGKWVRRWFSLRPDHCLYYYKSDADNQPIGAIMLTNHTIERIPLEPITRPHSFAIDTEEGTKVQLSADTEEAASRWIAIISHAAQQCDPWLENSARNLRLCATGISKPDCSGPLTKLGSKWRSWTKRYCVLKDAVLYFYHDGTSKSAFGMACLQGYRVQPSSAGGKKYAFEIVPPELSLRHYYFHTETEMDKKRWVAALEYSIDRWMRAG; encoded by the exons GCCTTCACCACGCTTCGTCGCTGGGAAATATCGACACATCGTCGCAG GCGAAGGTAAATTTTGCGGCCCGCAGTTACGACTCCGAAGATGAAAATATGGGCCGTAAGAAGGGACGGCCTTTTGAGACGGGGCCCTGCTCGAGGGCTCCCGTCTACTCGAAGGGAGACATACGCGAACAG TACTGCCTGACGGATCGACAACTCAACTCGATAGAGCAGCCACGGCGGGAACGATTTTTTGGCTGCTGGTCCGGCCGCAATGCTCCACAGTCGTTTCTGGGCGTCTGCGTGGGTCGGCGGGCGCCCTCCGACGAAAACCTCGCCGATTATGCACCGATGCAGCGCTATCCTAG GTACATCAATTCCGGTCCGATAGCGAAATCCATCCTGCAGCAGTACGATGACGACATGGAAAGCTCGTACTTCCGCCGAAAGCCGACCTCTTTTTTATCGAACAGCAGCcagggcggcggcggtggagcgggcggtggcggcagtgcGGGATTAATTATAGGAAGCAGCGCAACACTGCCGGCCGGCGGTGACAGTAAGCGATACGGTGGCTCCTGGCTGCCGGCCGAGGACGAAGCGGTACGGTTAGAGGGTCCAAG CCTTTATCGATGTCCAGCTCATAACGATCTGctaccgccgccaccaccaccaccgaacgTAGGCCTTATCGATGGCATCCCGGGCGGCCCACCAAG GACGAAACACGTCAGCTTTGCCCGGTCCTACACGCTCACGTCGTTCGACGAAGCGATGGGTAGCCGACCGCTGTCACGGCTGGCAGCGGCCCGCAGCCAGGAAAGACTGATCGGCGGCAAAAAGCCCACCATCACGCTGGCCCAGCACGCGGCCGGCCCGTACGCCACGGGTGCACCGCTGCACTCGATCCTCACGCAACCCACCGCCCAGCCGCAACCGCTGCTGCCCCAAGCCCTCCAGAAGCAACCCCTGTCCGTGCCGCAGAACCCGAGCCACAGTCAACctcagcagccgccgcatcagcagcagcagcagccgcaccatcagccacagcagcagcaaccgcaacagcCTCAGCACGTGCTCATACAGCAGCAACCGACGTCCCATCTTCATCAGCACTTGCACCAGCAGCATCTGCAGCatctacagcagcagcagcagcagcaacaagcgGCACTGCTCGCACACCAAGCTCACCTGCAAcatcaacatcagcagcatcaacagcagcaacttCAGGCAGCACAGCTCGccgctcagcagcagcagcagcagcaacagcttcagcagcagcagcatcagcaggaGATGGTTGTGTTGGAAAAGGTGAAGCGAAGCGCAATGAAGACGCAAGCAACGCAGACGGAGGTGTATCTGGGCAAGAAGGGAACGGCGCCACACAACCTTTCGCTGAGCCCCAGAACGATCCACCGG GTAAAAATGGTTTCCCAAGGCGCGCAAACAAACGGCGGACTGAACGGTGGTGGCCGCAAGCTAACCAAGAGCCTGTCCGAGGCCGGCGATCGTTTGCAGGAGAATGGCATCGATCCAAACGTGCTGCAACCGGTGGACACTGGCAC CAGCGCGAATGCAAACTTTGATCATGAGCTGCTGCATCGCACACAGTCGGAAGAGCCGCCGAAATCACCCTTCACCATCACCTCACCGCCCGCCACCCATGTAGGGCCACATTTCGAGCTACCATCGTCGCGCACGTCCTCGCAGCTGAGCCACTCGGACGGCACGCACCTGACGCACTCGCGCAACCACTCGCAGGACAGTGCCACCTCGTACCGGTCGACCGATGGGTCGCGGACGTCGTACGAGACCGCCTCCTATCCGTACGATGCGTACGACAGCATTGTGCTGCCGCGGCGTGCCAGCCACTCGCAGGAGCCGACGTTCCAGTTTTTGCGCAAACAGGACCTGGAGCAggtgcaccatcatcatcagcagcatcagcagcagcaacatcttcaactgcaacaacaacaacaccaacgacATCAGTCACAGTACACCCATGGCTACGAGAATGGATACGTTCCGTTCGAGACGCACAGCTTGCCGCGGAGAACGTGCATCCACCACAAGCCGGAGGAgttccacacgcacacactgcccCGGCGGGACCACGGCCACGCCCATCACCATCACGACATCGTGTACCGGGACCAGTCCCATCCGGCACTGCCCGCCCCCGAGCATCTCATCCTGTCCAACGGAAGCGTTAATCAAGATGTTCGATCTTTTGACAGCATGCCGACGGCCACGGCCCTGAACCGCCGGATGTCTGCCCACGCCATTGTGCTGCCGCCGGAAAAGCAACCCCACTCGAGTGGGCTCCCCCTCGTCCAAGGactgcatcagcagcagcaacaacagcaacagcagcagcagcagcaacagcagcagcagcaacaacggcGAGCCTCGTACGCGTTCGTCACGCCCGACACGCAAGCCCTCGCCAAGCGGAACTCCATCCCCCATCAGCAGATCCAGAAGGTGCAGCCCATCATGCAGACGCAGTTCGCTGCGCCGGCAAAGACGCAACCGTTCCAACCGCTGGTCAAACCGCAACCACCCACCCTACCCACCCACTACACCTCCCAAACGGCTCCCCCGTCCTGTCCGGTGACGCCGCCCAACATTCAGCCGCTGGACATGCAGGACGACACCAAGTCGTCCTCCGAGGGTAGCTGCTCGACCTGCGACTCGGACAGCGAGCAGGAGCTGGACGGCATGCCCGGCGAGGAGCGCGAAATCTTCATCGACTTTAAGCCGCGCGTGTCGCCCGTCCCCTCGCCCGGTGCCgtcaagaagaaaaagcttcaaaaagCACAGTCCGAGGGTGAGCTGATGCATGCCGACGCAAGGCGCAAAGCGAGCGTGACTGCGGATGGAGATGGCGGTAGCTCCACCGTACCGACCGGCAGTGACGATGAAGGACGCTCCACGATGCGGGAACAGTGTGCAGCGCCGAAACTGCCCAAGCCGGACTATCGCGACGCGAGCGAAAGCTCCGTGCCGGACGATGAGCCACCGGTGAAGGATCGGCGAAAGGAAAGCTTCCGCAAGCGCTCGGTCAGTCTGGATCAGCCGACGAGCTGCGAgcaggaggacgaggaggaacGGGAGCACAACGGGAGTGTGGTGCAACAGCACCCGCATCGCAACGGCGGGGACAGTGGGAGACCGCACCCGCACGCAGCCCAGCGCATGTCGTCCCGGTCTAGATCGATCGGAGCTGCGATTGGGTCGCGCCATCTTTCGGCACCACCTTCGCCGCAGAAGGAAGATCACTCCGCGTCCACAGGTAGGCTTCACCGGGAGGCTTCCCCATTCCACTCTTCCGACTCGCTTGCAAACGATGCCACCCGCGACACGTCCGACGGGAACTGGAACGAATCGCAGGCGACGATCATGACGCAAAG CTTAACGGACAACGGGAAGCTGACTCCATCGTCGAGAAGGAAGAACCTACTgctgcagcatcagcagcgcaGCTCGATGGATACGGATGTGCTGGATATGGAAGATATCGCCGATCAG CCGCTACCACCACTGCCGGTAACCGTGGCATCGACTGCACTGCAGTCAAACACCGTCTCCACACCGTCCGGCCACGGCCACCAACCGAACGGGACGGCCATTCAACCGAGCGTGGCCGGCATCGGCATCGTAAAGCCCACCACCCCATCGATCGCTGTCATCCCGTCGCCGAGCATGGAGCGCGAGGAACGTGACCTGCAGTGGCAAAAGTCGGCCACGCTGCGCCGCCCTTCGCGGCCACTTTCGCCCACCAAGCGGGCCGCACGCAgcgagcagcagaagcagcagcaaaagctgcACAAAATCGAACCGTTAATCCATCG CTCTTCGGACCCAACCGAACGTACCGGAAAATCCGACCCAAGTCCAACGTCCTCTATGCCTTCCGGCAGCCCAGCGACTCCCCAGCAACCTTCGCCGTCCTCAACCAAGCTGCCCCACCACCATCCAATCGGTGCGGCCACTCCAGTGGCTGCCCGGTTCGCCAAAGGTTCGCCCGGAAACGGTGTCGATCTCTTGAAGGATCATCCCGTCTTTAGCCAGGATCCGAGCACATCCGGTCCTGGTGGTGCTACCGGTGGTGGCGCTGGATCGGAAGGCAGCACCACCGAGGACTATGTGACGTGCACCGACAACTCGAAGCGGGGTGCATCGGGAGCTAAAG CCACCACACAGGACGGATCATCCTTCGAGAGTGCGTCCTCCATCTACAGCCTGGCCCGGGTCGATGCGGTGTGCGAGGAAACGCCCCCGGTCGAGGAAAAGTCCGTCTCGCCCCAAATCCCACCGCCGCCCATCCCGAAGCCCTCGCCGACGCACTCCGTCAGCAGCAGTTCGAGCGATAGTTTCAGCGTGAGCAAGAAGAGTTCGCCTTCCCGGGCCGCCCTGCCGAAAGCGATCGCCGGCAAGGTGAAGCCGGCGAAGCCGCAATCGCTTTCGGACGACGAGCGGAGCGAAAAGCGCTACTCATCGTCGCACGACGAGAAGGAGGCCGCGCCCAAGCTGCCGTACGCTGGTGCCGCGACCGGAACTATTGCCCGAAGCGCTCGGCGGGGTCGCGACTGGAACGAGGAGGAGCGGCGCAGGAAAAAGAGCACGTTCAAGCTGGAGTTTGACAAGGACTCGATCAAGACGTACACCACGCCGATGCTGCGCCAGCCGAGCCCGGGCTTTAAGAAGCTGTCGCCGGAGGACAAGAGTGCGCTGAATGTGCTGGACGGGGCGAGTCCCAGCAGCAAGCAGAAACGCTTCCGACCGAAGACGCGCAAGTCACCGCGGGCTCGCAGCGCTGTACCGGAGGACACGACCGCCGGCAGTGGGATGGGATCGACTGGAACGCTGCCCCGGCGAAGCAAGACACCGTTGGTGCGCTCTCCCGAGAAACCTACcgtggtggcggcggctgcggcgaCTGCGACCACGGCCGTGGTGATGGCCACACCTCAACCGACGATTGTTACCACCGGCACGAAGCTGAGTCCCTCGCAGTACTACTCACAGATCCGTAGCCCACCGTCGGTTGGATCTCCACGCAAGCAGAAAATCTCGCCCGAGAAACGACTGCAAGCGATCTCCACCGAGTCGCTACGTTCGGTGTCACCTGGTTCGGACTCGGTGTTTTACAGCGAAGCTGACGCATTGTCCCACTGTGAGCACCAG GTTCATTGTTCACACTGCGGCAAAGAGGTGGAGGTCTCGAACCTCCCGGGCGAATCCGAAGAGTCCATCCTAACGCTCGACTCGACGGACAACGATCGGCCGGACATTGTGCAGCCACCGGAGGGGTTCGCTGACTCGCCAGACTGCACCAAGACGCCACACCACACCCGGCTGTACAAGAAGATGGACAAGCGCTTTCGCTCCGAGGACAGGCACGTCGATCGGCGACACTTCAAGAGCCGGCAGGAGTACCGGGCCAAG AGCGAGGAGCGTGGCAAGGAGGAGATCGAACCGAATAATCTGCGTCCAGCCGGCTCGTCGCCCTGCGTAGCGCCGGCCGGCCAAGCGTACATCGACACGACGTCCGAGCCGGAACAGGGCATCTACCACGGTAACTACAAGGCGGGCCTGTGGATCTGCATCGCCGATAGGGACGTTTGGCGACGGAACGAGCTGCCGGACGGCAGCTTCGATCGCCCGAAGGATGCAACGCTCGAGCGACGCGGCTCGACCGATTCGGAGCGAGATTTTCGAAAGAAATACCAAGCCATCACACACCGGCTGGTGCACCGGAAGTCATGCGTCGAGATGTACCGACGTCAGAATAGCAACAGTTTTG ACACCGATAAAACGGTGGTCGTGTGCAGGAAGTCCGGCGAGTTCGGGTTCCGCATACACGGCTCGAAGCCGGTCGTGGTGTCCGCGATCGAGCCGGACACGCCGGCCGAAACTTCGGGCCTAGAGGTAGGTGATATTGTACTGTCGGTCAACGGTATCTCGGTGATCGATAAAAGTCACTCGGAGGTTGTGAAAATTGCCCACGCTGGCAGCGATACGCTCGAGCTGGAG GTTGCTCGTACGATTGGGATGCTGTCGCCCCTGGACGATGGCTCCTCACATCCCTCGATCTACACCGGGTTCCTATGGCGGTACTGTTCCAGCGGTGGCAAATGGGTCCGGCGGTGGTTCTCGCTACGGCCGGACCATTGTCTCTACTACTACAAATCGGATGCG GATAATCAACCGATTGGTGCGATCATGCTGACGAACCACACGATCGAGCGCATCCCGCTAGAACCAATCACGCGCCCGCACAGCTTTGCCATCGACACGGAGGAAGGCACCAAGGTGCAGCTGTCGGCCGACACGGAAGAAGCGGCCAGTCGCTGGATCGCCATCATCAGCCACGCTGCCCAGCAATGTGATCCTTGGCTGGAAAACAG TGCACGGAACCTACGGCTCTGTGCGACGGGTATCAGCAAACCGGACTGCAGCGGGCCGCTGACCAAGCTGGGCAGCAAATGGCGCTCGTGGACCAAGCGATACTGCGTGCTGAAGGATGCGGTACTCTACTTCTACCACGACGGCACCAGCAAGAGTGCTTTCG GTATGGCCTGCCTGCAGGGGTATCGTGTACAGCCTTCATCGGCCGGTGGTAAGAAGTATGCGTTCGAGATAGTTCCACCGGAGCTGAGTCTAAGACACTACTACTTCCACACCGAGACGGAAATGGACAAGAAGCG CTGGGTGGCCGCCCTGGAATACTCGATAGACCGGTGGATGAGGGCCGGCTGA